The Castanea sativa cultivar Marrone di Chiusa Pesio chromosome 11, ASM4071231v1 genome contains a region encoding:
- the LOC142616071 gene encoding uncharacterized protein LOC142616071 — MASHAVSLVLIRVDNGVQRLVYYVSKSLYEVESLLRKADYTRRIAKWGTILGAFDIKYMPRTSIKGQVLVDLVVEFTKSTVEMEGVGKNLGGKPVEMISLQVPLTWKLYVDGAANQRGSSVELVVVSLDKITIEKSLRLGFSATNNEAEYEALLVGMAMIQKIGGKAVEVFLDSRNTHVDSLATLATASGQGLPRVILVEDLHRPTKEKEMVQEGTLHDKKGEAEKIRRKASRFWLSEEQKLYKRSFFEPYLLCVHLEAVESLLEELHEGICGSHIGGPFPKATGNRRWLLVDTDYFTKWVNAKPLANVRDVDAKKFIWKNIVTRFGIPHTLISDNGLQFDSKAFRRYCCKLGIRNIYSTLAYPQGNGQAETVNKVLVNGLKKRLDEANGRWVEELPHVL, encoded by the exons ATGGCCTCTCATGCAGTTAGCCTAGTGCTAATAAGGGTGGACAATGGAGTACAACGACTAGTTTATTACGTGAGCAAGTCACTATACGAAGTAGAG TCATTGCTCCGAAAAGCTGATTATACGAGGAGAATTGCCAAGTGGGGAACAATtttgggggcttttgacattAAGTATATGCCTCGGACTTCTATTAAGGGTCAAGTTCTTGTAGATTTGGTTGTAGAATTTACTAAATCTACAGTAGAAATGGAGGGCGTAGGGAAAAATTTAGGAGGAAAACCAGTTGAAATGATCTCTCTACAAGTACCTTTAACCTGGAAATTGTATGTTGATGGTGCAgctaatcaaagaggatctaGTGTAGAACTAGTTGTGGTGTCCCTAGACAAGATCACTATTGAGAAATCTTTAAGGTTGGGTTTCTCGGCCacgaataatgaagccgagtacgaagctTTGTTGGTAGGGATGGCCATGATTCAGaaaataggaggaaaggcagTGGAGGTGTTCTTGGACTCAAG GAATACACATGTCGATTCTCTAGCTACTTTGGCGACCGCTTCTGGACAAGGTTTACCTCGAGTTATACTCGTTGAAGATTTGCATAGGCCCACCAAGGAGAAGGAGATGGTCCAG GAAGGTACTTTGCATGATAAGAAGGgagaagcagaaaagatacggAGGAAAGCTTctcgtttctggttgtccgaggagcaAAAGTTGTATAAACGTTCATTTTTTGAACCATATTTACTTTGTGTCCATCTTGAAGCAGTGGAGTCACTTCTGGAGGAGCTGCATGAAGGAATCTGTGGAAGTCATATAGGAG GACCATTTCCTAAAGCTACAGGAAACCGAAGATGGCTTTTAGTTGACACTGATTATTTCACAAAGTGGGTAAATGCCAAGCCACTAGCCAACGTTAGGGACGTGGATgcaaagaaatttatatggaaaaacattgtcactagatttgggATTCCTCACACTCTCATCTCAGAtaatgggcttcaatttgatagtaaagcttttagGAGGTACTGCTGTAAGTTGGGCATTAGAAACATATATTCAACTCTAGCCTATCCCCAagggaatgggcaggccgagaCAGTTAATAAAGTTTTAGTgaatggacttaagaagaggttggacgaggCAAATGgtagatgggtggaagaactaccacatgttcTCTAG